Genomic window (Candidatus Neomarinimicrobiota bacterium):
GGAATTGAATGCGCGCGTGTCCGAACGGTTTTTCCTAGTGTGTTTCTAGCGCTTCGTGCGGTAGGCCGACAGCGGTTAGAGGGATGGAGGTTTCCCCTTGTGTTTTGCTTATCACAATGTTACACTTGCTCCGACTCACCATGATTGACATCGGCAGGACACCCGATAAACGCTTAGGTCAACACTTCACTCAGTGAAGACGTGTCGAGCTTCAGGAATGAAGAGCCTCGGATGAGCTATTGCATATCCCGCAGGGAATTCGTGAAGCTGCTTGCAGCGACCGGCATGGTGCTACCGTTCAATCCATTTGCCTACCGTCTGACGGCTGACCTCAGATACTCAGATAACTTAGGGGTACAGCTTTACACAATCCGCGACCTATTGAAGGATAATCCGGCTGCAATCCTCAATGCTGTTGCCCAAATCGGGTTTAAACATGTTGAACTGCACGATAATACAATACTGAACCAGCTCGTCCCTCTGTTACGCGAGGTCGGTCTCAAGATAACAAGTACTCACATCACGCCGGCTCTGGTGACGGGAAACTGGGAAATGCTGGAAAGGTCTGGAATTTCTCCCCAAACTAAAGACGTTGATTCGGTAATATCTGAAGTCCGCAAACATGATGTAGAGTACGTTGTATTCTCTTGGATTCATCCCGATGAACGGGGTGGTCTAGACTCTTACCTCAAGCTTGCCGAGCAGCTCAATGTTGCGGGTGAAAAGTGTAATGCATCAGAAATCAAGCTGTGTTATCATACCCACTCTTTCGAATTCGAACCGATGGACAATTCAACGCCGTTCCGTATCCTTGAATCGGAGACCGATCCTGACCTGGTATACTTTGAATTCGATTCCTTCTGGATTAGCATCGCCGGTCTCGACCCAGTTGAATTCCTCCAGAAACACGGAAGTCGATGTCAACTAATGCATCTAAAGGATCTGAAGAGAGGAATTCCAGTTGCATACGACTCGCCCGAAACAAATGATGCTTTCGAGGAAGTTGGGGACGGCGTAGTCAATTTCCCTGAGCTATTGAAGACAGCAAAAGGATTTGACATCAGCTACTGTTATGTTGAACAGGATCACACGCCTCATAGCCCCATAGTCAGTCTGCGACAGAGCTTCCAATACCTTCACAATCTTAATCTGTAGCATCCTATGAGAGGAAGGAGCTGAAAGTATGGACAGAAGAGAAGCGCTAAAAGGAGTTGCCCTTCTAACAGGTGGCGCACTTTCACCCTCAATAGTTTCAGCAGTACTGTCAGGAGTCACAATTAGTGGCGGTGGCAAAAAATGGATACCAAAGATAGTCAATGCTGAACAGAATGATCTCATTACGGTTATTGCTGAAATGATTATTCCAGAGACCGATACCCCCGGTGCGAAAGCGACCAAAGTTAATGAATTTATTGATTTGATGCTGGCTGA
Coding sequences:
- a CDS encoding sugar phosphate isomerase/epimerase encodes the protein MSYCISRREFVKLLAATGMVLPFNPFAYRLTADLRYSDNLGVQLYTIRDLLKDNPAAILNAVAQIGFKHVELHDNTILNQLVPLLREVGLKITSTHITPALVTGNWEMLERSGISPQTKDVDSVISEVRKHDVEYVVFSWIHPDERGGLDSYLKLAEQLNVAGEKCNASEIKLCYHTHSFEFEPMDNSTPFRILESETDPDLVYFEFDSFWISIAGLDPVEFLQKHGSRCQLMHLKDLKRGIPVAYDSPETNDAFEEVGDGVVNFPELLKTAKGFDISYCYVEQDHTPHSPIVSLRQSFQYLHNLNL